aaagaacaaagaatAACCAGAAGAACCAGCGAGCAGCAGAAGACGAGCTGATTTTCACAAACTGACTAAACCTTCaggccccgtccacaccacaagatattttcgaaaaggaccccccccctccccattttcctcagcaggggggcctgaaacttctccataatgatggattcattggaaagacgcatctagctgtagaaacGCTGTAGTATCTATTCCCGGCCTATAtgtggcgctgttttctgctacagaactccaccaaagaagaagaagaagaggcggagcatacACAgactcgtagaagaagaagccgaacaacaacaacaggaggaagATGTTAAGTGAGAAGGGAAAGGCAGACTCCTTTGTTCGGTCCGATTCTGAGTGCGAACTGCTGTTGCGACCTATCCGCGCTGAGTGGCGAGTTCTGTGCTCcgtggctgtgcgtgtgtggcgtGCAGCAGTGGACGGAGCTCGCACTTTGCCGGTTCTACTTGCTCTATGGTCTCAGTGAGGAATCCTCACTCTGAGCAGTTGCCGCGTgacaactgtttggtttctcccctctccccggccCTATGGAGTGACCGAGCAATAGTATATATTGCCCTTGCGACCCAAGAAGAGTCAGCATCTGATGCAGCACCGTCACAAGCCTGTAGTCCGCCgcgggcgaggggcgagggtggaggggcgaggggcgagggtcgagggtctgggggcgaggggcgagggtggaggggcgagggtggaggggcgaggggcgagggtcgaggggcgaggggcgagtgtcgagggtggaggggcgagggtggaggggcgagggtggagggtggaggggcgaggggcgagggtcgagggtcgaggggcgagggtggaggggcgagggtcgaggggcgaggggcgagggtcgagggtggaggggcgaggggcgaggggcgagggtcgagggtggaggggcgaggggcgagggtcgagtggcgaggggcgagggtggaggggcgagggtcgagggtcgagggtggaggggcgagggtggaggggcgaggggcgaggggcgagggtggagggtggagggtggaggggcgaggggcgagggtggaggggcgaggggcgaggggcgagggtggagggtggagggtggaggggcgaggggcgagggtcgtgtggcgaggggcgaggggcgaggggcgaggatggaggggcgagggtcgagtggcgaggggcgagggtggaggggcgagggtggagggtggagggtggaggggcgaggggcgagggtgaaggggcgagggtcgagtggcgaggggcgagggtggaggggcgagggtcgagggtcgagggtggaggggcgagggtggaggggcgagggtgtaggggcgagggtggagggtggagggtggaggggcgagggtcgagggacgagggtcgaggggcgaggggcgagggtcgagggtggaggggcgaggggcgagggtggagggtggagggtggaggggtgaggggCGAGGGTCGAAGGGCGAGGGTTGAGGCGTGGGGTGCGGCAATGACATCATCGTATGcgtatctggcgttcacacaaactcaaatacacaaacgcaggggggagatttatcttctccaccctgggacctggatttaaaagagtgtgttttcaggcagcgaaaactccgggtgcgtctggacgggaggagcatacgtgcaagacttccgtgtatttacaacaaattcacATTGGTGTAGACAGGGCCTTAGTTTTACAATCTGGTCTGAGCCTGATGAGGTTGTTTGTTCCAAAAGTGAAATCCATATTTCCATTAGGGATGAAAATCATTACCTCATATTCCTCGCTCCATAGATTTCATGATTCTGAAGGAtttcgttttttctttcataaataaaataggAAACGATCAAAAACGTCGTCCAGCTCAGAGTTTGTATCTGGTGTCTTGgctctgatgacatcatcacgcCCTACGACGAGGAGAGAACGGCAGCAAACATCCAAATGATTCATCATGACACGACCGGCGTCTGATATGAAAACTATTATGTGACAGAATCTTCAAGTTCTATAAAAGAACGCTGCTGGAAGCAGGACTGCAGCGCCCCCACTGGCAAAAACACGCTGCAACATTAGTTTGAGTGTCTGAcgtctctctgccttttttaGATCTCAGGTTTAAAATGTGTCCTTAATAAGCAAAAAAGATATTTCCTAGTGACGTCAAGGGAGAATAACATTATGCgtaacaaatgtaaatgttacacACGGATGATTGAATATTGATTTTGATGGTGGAGTCAGATCCGACCTGCTGCTGGTGCCCTGCAGCTCCTGAGCTTTGCTCTCACAGACTTCAGATCAGATGGAGATTTTCCTCCAGAAGACTTGAACTTGGAGAAGTTCTGCCTCATTAAAATCCACCTGAAGGGCAAAACGTGTTCAgtccataaaaaaatgatttctaatGGACTCGTCACAAACCCGTAGAGACTCGTCTCTCCTGGACTCCAACGCCTCTGAGGTTCAGAGTCTGGGGACGTTTTGACATGTGTGAATCAAGAGCGGAGACGTGAACGAACAGAGACGAGCTTCCAGCAGCTTGTTCCTGCTCAACACGAGGTCCAAGGTCTCGTTGGATCAACGTCATCGTCTGCTGCAAACTTTTGTGTGAACATGGCCCAACCCCACCATAAAGTTAAGACCTGCAGAGTTGGTGATGATCCTCTGTGGGAGTGTTTCCATGTGTTCATATGATCCACTGGCCATATAAAAAAAGTTGATGAAGAAAGTTACTTTATGTGTAAAGTAATTAGGCAGTAAAACGCTGAGACGTGTCGAGTTTGTCCTGCGGCGAGAGACGAGCTGCTGAGGCGGTGAAGTTGTTTTCCTCTTCACATGATCACCGTCACATCGCAGGAAAGAAAACTGCCAGCAGCTGAATTTAATATCAGACTTTAAAACCTGCAGGTCGACGCTGGGCGACGTCACACATGAGGGTGTAAATATGATGATTACTATTCACACAGCCCTTTACAATATGTTCAAAGATGCTTTaggcagaagaagaacaacaaataatattaataaaagcataaaaaacatCTTGACTGGGCAAATATGGCTTATTATCCATGAGCAGAGTTTAACTTCAGAGCTGTTCTGTCCTTTTCTATCACGACTCACCGGGAACAGTCCAGTCCTCGTTGGAGACAGTGATGAGACACGACGACGATGACAGAAACATtctgtgtaaacatttttaaaatctgctgTTTCTCGAATGTGTCAAGTCTTTTCTTGGCATGTCGCCCTTGGCTGGATTTCCCTCTTCTTATTGTAAAAACACACTGTTCCACAACAGAGACGCTAAACGGCTGTTAAACCTCACAAGGAACATTTATTCTGCTCCGCGGTGCAGACGCAGCTTCTGTGAAAAGGTCAGAGGGCGACGAGGACGGACGTGACGTCACATGGCGAGCAGGGGAGTTCTCCGTCAAGGATCCAGTTCTGAAGGGAAACGGTTGAGACGGAGATGTTCGTGGCGTGTACAGTACTTTGTGCTGTGCAGCGTTTTGTGGTTTCCACATGAAAACCACATGAAAGCTGGTCGGAGGCGTCGTCTGAGGAGATAATTCTTCCTCGCTCCACTTTTTACAGCCTCGATAAAGAGAAGTGCTTTGGCCCAAAGACGTGGTGTTTCTGGTGCCGTCGGCTCGTCAGCAGTTAGCAGATCTTAATTACGTTGGGAGGAAGTCCGGGCCGAGGGCCAACGGACAAGTGATTAGTTCCTGGTCCAGATCCATGAAAAAATATCTGGGAGCATCCTTcccactgtgtttttctttttctaaatctgCCACATGGATctcattattatttgtatttgtatttgatttatttgaccaACACAATTTAAGATCATCTGATGTTCATGTCTCAGAATCTGTTTCCAGTGTTGGAATCTAGGATCTGTCTCATAACGTTTCCCCAGAGTCTCGTTTGATTCACTTTATTATTCCCCATCGCCACTGAATGTTGGACAAGCTGCAGAATCTTCCAGGAGACACGTGGTCGCAGCAGTAACTGTTCACGTCTGTCGTGGTCAAAGGCTTCGAACATCTTTTCAGTCTGAGTCTCTTTTCTCCAGCGGCGGCTGAATAAAGGCACTGTGACCTTTCCACGGGTTGGAGCTTTTATTAAAAGCCATTAGGTTGaataatttttatatatttcacgtGTTTGAAGTGACAAAGTGTTCATTCATGTGTTACTGATTTGAAGGATCCTTTAAACGTCAGACCTTCTCGTCTATGTGTCATCAACAGACGTGATttggagttggagttggagtAAACTGGTCTATTGAAACGAGAGTTCAGAGCTGCTGGCGGCTGATAAGCTGGAAAAACGCTCCACGTGTTCGAGCTTCGTGATCTGCTGTTTGATCAGCgtcgctgctgctgtttgtccgGAGCAGACGGGTCGACGCCCGGCCGATGACCGGCAAGGCTGTGAGAGCTGAACGTTTacgagtgtgagagagaaaagagggaacgACGGACTCTGCAACACACTGAACTCTTCAAGTTTCACAGCATGAAGGAAATGTTGAGCTGAATCTTTCGTCCAGTTCAGGAGTTTATTATTCTGTTAACTCTGAATCACTTTCTTGCAGGTGGACAAGACTCCTTCACGTTGGGCGGCAGCTCACTCCCGACCCGGACGGAGCGACGCTCCACGAACCAGTTGAGAACCAGGATGTAAGAGTTGGAGGAGAAAACCACGCAGGTCATTCAGAAAGAAACACAACCGCATCGTCTGCAAAGAGGAGATAAGAAACTCTGAAACTCTCCTCCTTTACTAGATCTTCCAATcccaaacaaaaagaacaaaaaaagacgGACCCACGGACTCCAAGTCGCGAACAAGAAGCACAGACTGGAACTCTCTTTTGCTCGTTGTCGTCAGTTGCATTCGGACCCGTTTCACAACTTTTGCTAAGCAACAGCAGGTCAGCAACTGATTTACAGTTGCCGAGACAAGTGAAGATTTTATTTGCAGACAACTGAAACTATACGATTCCACCGTCGTCCTGTACCAGATGTGTGGGAccagaatgttttcttttgggCAACAGGCCGTCAaccacacattcaaacaaagtTCCGTTTTCCTAAAAACTCTCAAGGAAAAGAGACAAATTCATGTCTCTTCCTGAAAACATTATCTGGTCAACGAGCTCGACTGATGAGACGAACGGACCAGACGGTGTAAAATGGAACCAGCTGTAATCGGGAGAGTATTTTTCCAGACGATtgacttttggagctgatccaTCAAAGGTCAAGGTCGACAAAACGTTTTCCAAGATAATCTCCGTGAATAATAATAGAGACGATTTAAAAACTTACATTGATCATGAAAATTATTCTGATGTCTGAACAACCTCAACACAACCGCTCacggctacacacacacacacacacacacacacacacacacacacacacacacgagatctCCAGCGGGCTCATTACCAATATCATATCAATACAAAGCCTGGGACCTTGATTTGTTCAATAATTCAGACgccgcttcttcttctgccgAAGGCAAGTCTGGAGGACGGTGTTAGTACACAAATcctctgcgcgtgtgtgtgtgtttgtgtgtgtgtgtatgtgatgaaTACATCACTAAATCCACCACTGATGAAAATTCCCTTCATTACTCTTGCTTTTTTAAGAACCTGAATATTCAACAGTTTAAAAGGTCAAAATCTCACAACACACTCAGGGTTTCGCTCTGTGATACAATGACGAAATATTACGAGACTATTgatcaaaagaaatatatagtaataagaagaagaagaagatatttgATCCATAAAGTACGTTTCAAGCTTGAAGCACAAAGTGTTTTCGAGAGTGAACATTTAAATCAGTAACTCATGTAAACCAGAGTAGGACATTAATAATGAAGGAACATCTGGATTGAACAGCACCGAGcctataaataaacaaacagatgtGTAAGTATAATACAAAAATTAATACTCATGTTATGAATAAAGAGAAAAGATGATCCATTAGAGCAGGAGACATTCAAATAAAAGATCTTATATGAAGTGAATATTTACCCTTTTCATATAAACTCTCACtaaaaggaaatgaatgtgtCTGTATGTTCATCTCATCGGCTTCACACTCGTGTAGCGTTagtgtcatatttagaagaagttattcacagaagtgatatagttccatgaggtggacccgacctccgtgtgagtctccatgtttccacatgtcgtgttgaatacaggtgttgaactaaacgctccagaatacgtcacgttTGCGTtgcagacgctgccggaaactggaattggaatcagcggtgcgtcaccatagtgtcccctgtcggtcgctcagttggaTGTGTTTTGCAACTTTTACCaacagatgccgccagaaaattacaaaaattacacgcTGGGTCTTCAAAGATCTCACAAAGTGAATTTGGAGCGATTTGGTAAATTCTCACGTGAAAGACAAACTCTTCATTTACAATCACCGGGAACGTCCGGCTCTTCTCTATCTATTTATGTTGGTATTTGAAATTGAAGCTATAACATTGTCTCACTAGAGGTCTGGAAGCCACAGACAATAACACTCTCATGACGGTCCTGGTGACGGCGCCGCAGAGGAAGTGACTGACCGAGTGGTTTGTCCGACGATGCTTCAGGATTATCTGGTGTTAGGACACGTGGGGATGAAAAGACTTCAGGGATCCTTCATGCTGTTAGAtcaatttcatattcatttatcttttcGAGCTGGAGGCCGCTTCATTAGTTCCTTCTCGTGTGGACTCACAACAGCTGCTGgggcctctgctgctcctcaccTCATCTGTCACagcctctcgtctctcctctcctttttcatcCCCCCTCTCATCATTCTATCACTCTCTCCACTCGTTCACTGTTTTCATCAGATTAGTTGTCTCCTCTTTACTTCACACCGccctcctcacctcatctcctccctcccttcacccgtctcctcccaccTTCCTCTGATCTCATctcttcctttccctctttgcttagctctttatttttctctggcTCCCTCTTCTGTGtatctttgtttctctccatccattgccacctccccctctcctctcatctcatctcccacacctcctcctccctccctccctcccaccaccgGGCCTTTGTGTATTTCAGCCGCAGGGAAGGAGTTAGAGATGCCGTCCGGTCGACAGCGCCGTGCAGTAAATCGCCCGTCGACCTCCCACTGCGTTTAAATTCTCTAATCCAGTCACAAAAGGAACGAGGCGACGAGCTGCTGCCTTATGAGAAAGGTCAAGCTTCTAACTAATCTCAGCCGCCCGGTCGTCCCCCGACACGGTGCGGTGTCATTGCTCTTGTGTCTGGAGGTCACCGCGCTCCGCACCGCGACCTGGCAAGTTTTGTGTAGCAATTAATTGCCACATCCCGGCGACTGGCACATATGGGCCTATTATCATAAGGCCCCGTGGGAGGGATATTTCCTGCAAACCATTATTCTGTGGGAAGTGACagggaaatattttaaaatgccaACAGGCTGATCGGGTCTGtgggttatttttaaaaacagcggTTCTGAGAAAGAGAAGTGGACGGTCAGACTGTCCTTCTGTCAGAAGAGTCTTCAGCGTCAGATGACGTTGTTCCCGTCGTCTTCTCTCCGAGACGCCTGGAGAATCAAGTGTCGCCTTGAGAAACATCACAGACGAAGGAGCCCGACCGCATCATCACGTCCCAACACCTACATAAGATATGATCATTGAGATCTGAGGGAGTTCATGCTCCAGTGTTTGAAGtgtaaatatcacacacacgAGTCAAACATGGCGTCCGAGGCGACGTGTGCGATACCGACTCGACGAACGTTTCCTCTCATTTACAGTTTCATCTTTCATGAAGCCCATCgtgggagaagaaaagaatcaaACGTGATTTTGTCAGTTTTGTGACAGTCTGACCACGACATCACTGACAGTCTCGTATCAGACACGTACGACCTCTgcgtctctgctgctctggaatTATAGATATTTTTAAAGAATGTTTCTGGAATCGAAACCTTTAAAACTTTAGGTCTCAGATGGGAACGATCCCAACTTAGTCCCCACAAGAATAATTATGGGCTGTTGATTTTTAATCCGAGGAGAACAGGAGCAGATTAATATCCTCCTGATCATCTCAATCCTGTGggaaatcacatttttcttcttcttttatttcactttgactAAATCTAATTTAACCAGGGATTCAAACAgttattacatttgtttttatgatgtatGAAAGTACCAGAGGTATTTCTTAATTTGCTGAGGTTGAATCCGTGTGATTGAGATGCTTCAGTGTTTCCTGAGGCTTTGTTTCTCTTCCCCTTTGTCGCCTTTTTCTCTGGAGCATCATTCTCCTGGCTGAGCGTCTCTTGTTCACCTTCTCCCACTCTTCCATTTCTCACTCAGCCTCTCGCCGTTTCCTTCCTGTATTCCTGGCAGCGCTCAGTGGTTTTTCCGAGTGGCCTTCAGAAGCTGCTGGTTCGCCTCTGGAGTCCTGCCAGGCTTCACGTGCCCCTCAACACTTCATCCTCCTCTACACATTTTAATCTCCCCTCACTTATCTCCCACTTCACTCGtctgcatctctctcctccGACTCCCACCTCGTCATCTCtcgctgctcctcttctccaccatcCATCAGGCTGTGAaactcttctgtctctcttctaaACGTTGGATTTCATGAAGATGAAGTGAAAAGGAACTTTATGTCTTCAACACTATTAACTTCAGCTCCGTCTCTTCTTTACCTTCTTTACCCAGTTCTCTTCTTGTTTCTATCAAAGTCGTCTGGCTCTTCGTGGGTCAAACCAGGTTTTATCATCGGGTCAGTCCTCGGGTCCGTCCTCGGGTCAGTCCTCGGGTCAGTCCTCGGGTCCGTCCTCGGGTCAGTCCTCGGGTCAGTCCTCGGGTCCGTCCTCGGCTTCGTTCTCGGGTCAGTCCTCGGGTCCGTCCTCGGGTCAGTCCTCGGCTTCGTTCTCGGGTCCGTCCTCGGGTCAGTCCTCGGGTCCGTCCTCGGGTCCGTCCTCGGGTCCGTCCTCGGGTCAGTCCTCGGGTCCGTCCTCGGCTTCGTTCTCGGCTTCGTCCTCGGGTCCGTCCTCGGGTCCGTCCTCGGCTTCGTCCTCGGGTCCGTCCTCGGGTCAGTCCTCGGGTCAgtcctcttcttcgtcctcgGGTCCGTCCTCGGGTCCGTCCTCGGGTCCGTCCTCGGGTCCGTCCTCGGGTCAGTCCTCGGGTCAGTCCTCGGGTCAgtcctcttcttcgtcctccgGTCCGTCCTCGGGTCCGTCCTCGGCTTCATCCTCGGGTCAGTCCTCGGGTCCGTCCTCCGGTCCGTCCTCGGGTCAGTCCTCGGGTCCGTCCTCGGCTTCATCCTCGGGTCCGTCCTTGGCTTCGTCCTCGGGTCCGTCCTCGGCTTCGTCCTCGGGTCCGTCCTCGGGTCAGTCCTCGGGTCAGTCCTCGGGTCAgtcctcttcttcgtcctccgGTCCGTCCTCGGGTCAGTCCTCGGGTCCGTCCTCGGGTCCGTCCTCGGGTCAGTCCTCGGGTCAgtcctcttcttcgtcctccgGTCCGTCCTCGGGTCCGTCCTCGGGTCCGTCCTCCGGTCCGTCCTCGGGTCAGTCCTCGGGTCCGTCCTCGGCTTCATCCTCGGGTCCGTCCTTGGCTTCGTCCTCGGGTCAGTCCTCGGCTCCCTCCTCGGGTCAGTCCTCGGCTTCATCCTCGGCTTCGTCCTCGGGTCCGTCCTCGGCTTCGTCCTCGGGTCAGTCCTCGGCTTCGTCCTCGGGTCAGTCCTCGGCTTCGTCCTCGGCTTCGTCCTCGGTTTAGTCCTCGGGTTCGTCCTCGGGTTCGTCCTCAGGTCGTCCTCGGGTCTCTTATCTCCACATTTGACcccttgttttttaaaaacctgtttctTGTTCGTCTGACGACGTCGCAGCTTCTGAATGAACCGACTGAATGACATTAGTTTGGTGAACAACAGGACACGCCTCTGGTCATGGTCTTTATTCAACCttcaaggaaaataataaatcaccaaaataaaaattgacaaaattcTGTACTTGCCTGTTACCTGCCTTATTTGTGAAATTAGAATGTTTAATGCTTCTCTGACATCAGTGCAAAAATAGTtggtttcaggtttttttctttctctgttacGATTCGGAAGAATTCCCCAGCTCCTCAGAAAACAACGCCCTGAGGGAAACGCCCTCTGTGCGTCTGGTTCTGGGTTCTGACGAGTTCACAGGTCAGAGAAATGTCACCTAACCTTTTAATTCAGGCAGCGAGAGGATGAGTCTTCTTCTGTGGGGGTTCTACGTCTGGTAATCAGTGACCTCAGGCAGAGACGCGATCTGTCCGTCTTTAAAACGTCTGGGTTCATTTTCcagcgtttcttttctttctttggattCTCTCccgaatgtttttttctcttgcaccTTCTCACAGAAAcgtcgctcttcttcttcctcagaaGCCTTAGCATGCTAACGACAGACCTTCACACTGCTGACAGTTTTTCCTCCCTCGACAAGTGACTCCGAGGCGACTCGGAGCAGAGCACTTATAATCCCAAGGTGGTGAAAAACGACATATTCACTGCTTTTAAGAAAAGTCTAGAAACTGATGAAATAAGAAGCAGGTTGTTGCAGGAATACGCGGAGCGCTCGGCGTTCAGACGACATCCTGGAAGAGCTAAAGATGTgcacgtgcacatgcacacaaactgtaacacacacactgtaacacacacacacacacacacacacacgtcagggAAACAGTAAGTGTAGGAGTGGATCGTCAATGTTTCATTCCTGGAGAGAAACATTTTTCGAAGTTTTTGGGAAAAATAAccctttaaagaaataaatatatatagtatatatatactataaatattattatttttgtgttattatttgcAGCTCATCTGAAACTAAAACATCTACAGTTTGGGACacgagtgaatgagtgaatatGAATTTAAACACAAGAAAGGGTTTTGTCAAAATGAGCCAGATTCCTCGACTGAGTATGACAAGAGATAATAAGGAATCACAGACAAACTTGTCCCACGTCTTTGTCCTCGGACCCTAAATGATCCAGTCAGTCCTGCTGGACGAACGAGTCGGAGTGGTAATGAACAGGCGAGAGAATTCACAGAGATGTGTGAATCcagaaaaatcaataaatatccACTGCTGAAAGTCGTCCCCCAACAAATGCACCAGTTCTTCCTGTTAGAGCAACGTTTTCCAAATGTCTTCAACTGAGGCGACGAATCAGacgttttaaatgtaaaacacacacacacttacctcagagtgtgagtgtgctgATCCGGAGGTTCTGACGGGGTCCGGGGGATTCGTCTAAccacctgagaggaggagggagaaggacacGGTCAGCAAGTGAGGAGGTGACGACCATGTTCGTCCAATCagggaggagatgatgatgtgGGATCAGCGCACACGTCtcccacatcatcatcatcgctttcattatggagagaaaagagcCGAACCGAGACGATACCGAGGGAATTGGATCAGCAGAATTCCTCCAAAAACTAGATCTTTCACGTGAAGTTCTGCCGAGCTCTGGAGTTTCATCTCTCCGAGCGCTCGTTCCAGCTTCTGCTGCCGTTTGGACTTTGGTTCTGTTTTCACCTTAGATCACCGTTTGCCCACGTTGCAGCCGGCGGCTGGATCGTCACcgttatatttattaaattatacttttattaaacaacaacaacaacaacaacagaacagtcTGGTTCCCTGGGGACCTCAGTTCTGTCCACTGGAGAGAAAATAACACAAGTGATTCAGTAATATTCTGTGATATGAGATGCAGCTTCTTATGTCATTAGATAATAGATGAGCTGCGGAGACCAGCGAGCGCCGACTTCAGCATTTCCCTGACTTCCGAAACTTCACACAGAACTTTGTTAAAAACATTATCACATCCAGTGATTTGACTGCTCAGACtacatgtgaatatgaaaacatcTGCTGTAATAAAACAGCGTGTCGTGAAGTGGAGCTGGAACAGACGATCGATAAGATCAATAACTGGTTGAGTCTGACGCAGATGAATGATGTCACAGATCCATCAGAAATGAacaaacctgtctgtctgtctgtctgtctgactccctgtctgtctgtctgactatcagtctgactgtttgtctgtctgtctgactcactgtctgtctgtctgcctgtctgactaTCAGTCtgactgtatgtatgtatgtctgtctgtctgactatcagtctgactgtctgtctgtctgactcactgtatgtctgtctgtctgtctgactgtatcagtctgtctgtctgactgactgtatcagtctgtctgtctgtatcagtctgtctgtatcagtctgtctgtatcagtctgtctgtctgtctgtctgactgtatcagtctgtctgtctgactgactgtatcagtctgtctgtctgtatcagtc
The sequence above is a segment of the Scophthalmus maximus strain ysfricsl-2021 chromosome 2, ASM2237912v1, whole genome shotgun sequence genome. Coding sequences within it:
- the LOC124851015 gene encoding uncharacterized protein DDB_G0271670 yields the protein MTGKAVRAERLRVWTRLLHVGRQLTPDPDGATLHEPVENQDVLSSGQSSGPSSGQSSGQSSGPSSGQSSGQSSGPSSASFSGQSSGPSSGQSSASFSGPSSGQSSGPSSGPSSGPSSGQSSGPSSASFSASSSGPSSGPSSASSSGPSSGQSSGQSSSSSSGPSSGPSSGPSSGPSSGQSSGQSSGQSSSSSSGPSSGPSSASSSGQSSGPSSGPSSGQSSGPSSASSSGPSLASSSGPSSASSSGPSSGQSSGQSSGQSSSSSSGPSSGQSSGPSSGPSSGQSSGQSSSSSSGPSSGPSSGPSSGPSSGQSSGPSSASSSGPSLASSSGQSSAPSSGQSSASSSASSSGPSSASSSGQSSASSSEFPSSSENNALRETPSVRLVLGSDEFTDQWEQDTPPLTTSSSLLKVIERKEREKSVKSKTQINRVAFHYSS